From Onychostoma macrolepis isolate SWU-2019 chromosome 05, ASM1243209v1, whole genome shotgun sequence, one genomic window encodes:
- the LOC131540269 gene encoding ras-like protein family member 10B isoform X4, translated as MKSPLKRPVTTFSPRRAVGLMSGLERASDSKPSPERAPVPAFGPQRAPIPKFSPEWSDVCCRGIRSAHVYVLVYDICCFDSFEYVKTMRQQILETRVMGSGETPILIVGNKRDLQRGRVIPRHSVSDLVRKSWKCGYVECSAKFNWHILLLFGEALRSVGCARCKHVHATIRFQRALRRERCVLM; from the exons ATGAAATCACCCCTGAAAAGGCCCGTCACCACGTTCAGCCCAAGGAGGGCTGTTGGTCTCATGTCTGGCCTAGAGAGGGCCTCAGATTCCAAGCCTAGCCctgagagggctcctgttcccgCGTTTGGCCCACAGAGGGCTCCAATCCCCAAGTTCAGCCCT GAATGGTCAGATGTTTGCTGTCGAGGTATTCGGAGCGCTCATGTCTACGTTCTGGTTTATGACATCTGCTGTTTCGACAGCTTTGAATATGTCAAGACCATGCGGCAGCAGATCTTAGAGACCAG AGTCATGGGCTCTGGAGAGACGCCCATTCTGATTGTCGGCAACAAGCGTGATCTGCAGCGAGGTCGCGTCATCCCTCGACACAGCGTATCTGACTTAGTTCGAAAGAGCTGGAAGTGTGGATATGTGGAGTGCTCTGCCAAGTTCAACTGGcacattttactgttgttcGGAGAGGCTCTCCGCAGCGTGGGTTGTGCCCGCTGCAAGCACGTCCATGCCACCATCCGTTTCCAGCGGGCGCTCAGGAGAGAGCGATGCGTCCTTATGTGA
- the LOC131540269 gene encoding ras-like protein family member 10B isoform X2 — translation MHWPAVCESREGGAAHRGRGGNKAMPPPFRIAVLGAQGVGKTAIVQRFLHDDYSEVAVSSKTRRMHLSAAVLNGHVHDLQITDYPAISSFPVSSLQEWSDVCCRGIRSAHVYVLVYDICCFDSFEYVKTMRQQILETRVMGSGETPILIVGNKRDLQRGRVIPRHSVSDLVRKSWKCGYVECSAKFNWHILLLFGEALRSVGCARCKHVHATIRFQRALRRERCVLM, via the exons ATGCACTGGCCAGCTGTTTGCGAGAGCAGGGAGGGTGGGGCGGCCCACCGGGGGCGAGGCGGAAACAAGGCAATGCCCCCTCCGTTCCGGATCGCGGTGCTGGGAGCTCAGGGGGTGGGCAAGACGGCCATTGTGCAGCGCTTTCTTCACGATGACTACAGTGAGGTGGCGGTGTCCAGTAAGACACGGCGGATGCATCTTTCTGCCGCAGTGCTCAATGGTCATGTGCATGACCTTCAGATCACAGATTATCCAGCCATCAGCAGCTTTCCTGTCAGCTCTCTACAG GAATGGTCAGATGTTTGCTGTCGAGGTATTCGGAGCGCTCATGTCTACGTTCTGGTTTATGACATCTGCTGTTTCGACAGCTTTGAATATGTCAAGACCATGCGGCAGCAGATCTTAGAGACCAG AGTCATGGGCTCTGGAGAGACGCCCATTCTGATTGTCGGCAACAAGCGTGATCTGCAGCGAGGTCGCGTCATCCCTCGACACAGCGTATCTGACTTAGTTCGAAAGAGCTGGAAGTGTGGATATGTGGAGTGCTCTGCCAAGTTCAACTGGcacattttactgttgttcGGAGAGGCTCTCCGCAGCGTGGGTTGTGCCCGCTGCAAGCACGTCCATGCCACCATCCGTTTCCAGCGGGCGCTCAGGAGAGAGCGATGCGTCCTTATGTGA
- the LOC131540269 gene encoding ras-like protein family member 10B isoform X1, whose translation MHWPAVCESREGGAAHRGRGGNKAMPPPFRIAVLGAQGVGKTAIVQRFLHDDYSEVAVSSKTRRMHLSAAVLNGHVHDLQITDYPAISSFPVSSLQIPDDLPMLLSSAPGSRTPLNLHRNQTSEWSDVCCRGIRSAHVYVLVYDICCFDSFEYVKTMRQQILETRVMGSGETPILIVGNKRDLQRGRVIPRHSVSDLVRKSWKCGYVECSAKFNWHILLLFGEALRSVGCARCKHVHATIRFQRALRRERCVLM comes from the exons ATGCACTGGCCAGCTGTTTGCGAGAGCAGGGAGGGTGGGGCGGCCCACCGGGGGCGAGGCGGAAACAAGGCAATGCCCCCTCCGTTCCGGATCGCGGTGCTGGGAGCTCAGGGGGTGGGCAAGACGGCCATTGTGCAGCGCTTTCTTCACGATGACTACAGTGAGGTGGCGGTGTCCAGTAAGACACGGCGGATGCATCTTTCTGCCGCAGTGCTCAATGGTCATGTGCATGACCTTCAGATCACAGATTATCCAGCCATCAGCAGCTTTCCTGTCAGCTCTCTACAG ATTCCTGATGATCTTCCTATGTTGCTCTCTTCTGCTCCTGGATCACGAACCCCCCTGAACCTGCACAGAAACCAAACCTCA GAATGGTCAGATGTTTGCTGTCGAGGTATTCGGAGCGCTCATGTCTACGTTCTGGTTTATGACATCTGCTGTTTCGACAGCTTTGAATATGTCAAGACCATGCGGCAGCAGATCTTAGAGACCAG AGTCATGGGCTCTGGAGAGACGCCCATTCTGATTGTCGGCAACAAGCGTGATCTGCAGCGAGGTCGCGTCATCCCTCGACACAGCGTATCTGACTTAGTTCGAAAGAGCTGGAAGTGTGGATATGTGGAGTGCTCTGCCAAGTTCAACTGGcacattttactgttgttcGGAGAGGCTCTCCGCAGCGTGGGTTGTGCCCGCTGCAAGCACGTCCATGCCACCATCCGTTTCCAGCGGGCGCTCAGGAGAGAGCGATGCGTCCTTATGTGA